A single region of the Leishmania panamensis strain MHOM/PA/94/PSC-1 chromosome 23 sequence genome encodes:
- a CDS encoding hypothetical protein (TriTrypDB/GeneDB-style sysID: LpmP.23.1020), with translation MPRYDSVSRVGAATLEAIERERELLEREELMYPGYTTLRIQELKHTVTNKASTQAELQHAADALREELDGLLEVVGREVEKPMSTQRLLLLKWQQRQQRLQNRENAFQTGPSSTPAFRVVLQADGTEVIERPGRDTPRAPVHETEDAYLSQAVEAEELSPEALIPEKTIVTTADVNHVRYLLGLTYRRLKRCDEAEKVFYDVLADDVTNVDAIESLLELDTGIEGWVPRIRVLLDYLNEGYAKVLQEGRLQPATAPNKLPIIDAHCAEEPCAELSPDAPTTSTPTPQQSSSPSSSMSPEAAVTITAGADVARAPTPHYTTLPQVSPVEVALSILSDLIVEAAAQKCSTDGEGAASRFFIEAMDPIVRVLDRDYACLLLEALFRAVDEQHFAVRFDSDDISPAARKFALSLVIAFLKALMARRIYEMLPQSVRFHFFTLVKLHTALRSAGRVHESYKICEQLMQLYRANSSVYRARVHASPRAAPRPSPLPAISPSPSSLHCKCSSELGVSAARHGSVAPTDVEAQNAAAAAAARVPVPSLQEVSASCAPTVDPKGVVEEVPPTESSQCSEPPDILDDQDANYREALFQYVNDRAHDSPALGRRLCMEAMAEFPACAAPWETLALLIHKEDPKRNLGDAIIAARRAMELEPFNIRVIVTLANFYKASHRYELYDRMMDRYRLMSYMVEEGASEADMVATAAEIAMLDEQTPQAQDLVEETGRAMKEFLERMEQATTYSMPIDKEPRLLRDGPMRFITQQPDMRPAEVEAHDKSLLRQIQMLESWQQR, from the coding sequence ATGCCACGATACGACAGCGTCAGCCGCGTCGGAGCCGCTACGCTGGAGGCGATCGAGCGCGAGCGCGAGCTGCTAGAGCGGGAGGAGCTCATGTACCCCGGCTATACAACTCTGCGCATTCAGGAGCTGAAACACACGGTGACAAACAAGGCaagcacacaggcagagctgcagcacgcggcAGACGCactgcgcgaggagctggaTGGCCTTCTCGAGGTGGTCGGCCGGGAGGTCGAGAAGCCGATGAgcacgcagcggctgctACTCTTgaagtggcagcagcgtcagcagcgcctgcagaaCCGCGAGAACGCTTTCCAGACTGGCCCCTCAAGCACTCCTGCCTTCCGCGTGGTTCTGCAGGCGGACGGCACGGAGGTCATTGAAAGACCCGGCCGTGACACACCGCGGGCACCTGTGCACGAGACGGAGGACGCGTACTTGTCACAGGCCGTGGAGGCGGAAGAGTTGTCACCCGAAGCCTTGATCCCTGAAAAGACGATTGTCACCACCGCTGATGTGAACCACGTGCGCTACCTCCTGGGCCTAACGTACCGCCGCCTGAAACGGTGTgacgaggcggagaaggtcTTCTACGACGTCCTGGCGGACGATGTCACTAACGTGGACGCCATAgagtcgctgctggagtTGGACACCGGCATCGAAGGGTGGGTACCGCGAATAcgcgtgctgctggactACCTGAACGAAGGGTACGCCAAGGTACTGCAGGAAGGGCGGCTACAACCGGCCACTGCACCCAACAAGCTGCCGATTATCGACGCCCATTGCGCCGAGGAGCCTTGCGCAGAACTGAGCCCAGACGCTCCCACCACGTCGACGCCTACGCCACAGCAATCTTCTTCACCATCTTCATCAATGTCTCCCGAGGCTGCAGTGACGATAACGGCCGGCGCGGATGTCGCCCGCGCACCAACGCCACACTACACGACGCTACCTCAGGTCTcaccggtggaggtggcgctgtccATCTTGTCCGACCTGATTGTCGAGGCGGCCGCGCAGAAGTGCTCCACCGACGGCGAGGGCGCCGCCTCGCGGTTCTTCATCGAGGCAATGGATCCCATTGTGCGAGTCCTCGACCGCGATTACGCATGCCTTCTTCTCGAAGCGCTCTTCCGCGCTGTCGATGAGCAGCACTTTGCAGTGCGCTTTGACTCGGACGACATCTCCCCGGCGGCTCGAAAGTTtgcgctctccctcgtcATCGCGTTTCTGAAGGCGCTGATGGCGCGCCGCATCTATGAGATGCTGCCGCAGTCGGTTCGATTTCACTTCTTTACGCTCGTGAAGCTGCACACCGCACTTCGCAGTGCGGGCCGCGTGCACGAGAGCTACAAAATATGCGAGCAGCTGATGCAGCTCTATCGGGCAAACTCGTCTGTGTACCGTGCTCGTGTGCATGCCTCGCCGAGAGCGGCACCAAGGCCGTCACCTCTGCCAGCAATCTCGCCAtcaccgtcgtcgttgcACTGTAAGTGTAGCAGCGAGCTCGGTGTGTCTGCAGCAAGGCACGGGTCTGTTGCCCCAACTGACGTGGAGGCACAgaatgctgctgctgctgctgctgctaggGTACCCGTACCGTCACTGCAGGAAGTCAGCGCGAGTTGTGCTCCTACTGTGGACCCCAAAGGCGTTGTTGAGGAGGTGCCACCGACGGAGAGCAGCCAGTGCAGCGAACCGCCAGACATCCTCGACGATCAGGACGCCAACTACCGCGAGGCCCTTTTCCAGTACGTGAACGACCGTGCGCACGACTCGCCAGCACTCGGGCGGCGCCTGTGCATGGAGGCCATGGCTGAGTTTCCcgcgtgcgctgcaccgTGGGAAACGCTGGCTCTGCTTATCCACAAGGAAGACCCCAAGCGGAACCTCGGCGACGCCATTATCGCTGCCCGCCGCGCGATGGAGCTGGAGCCGTTCAACATACGGGTCATCGTTACGCTGGCGAACTTCTACAAAGCTTCCCACCGTTACGAGCTGTACGACCGCATGATGGATCGCTACCGGCTCATGTCTTAtatggtggaggagggagcaAGCGAGGCCGATATGGTCGCGACGGCTGCCGAGATCGCGATGCTGGACGAGCAGACACCGCAAGCGCAGGACCTGGTTGAGGAGACTGGGCGCGCCATGAAGGAGTTCCTCGAACGTATGGAGCAGGCGACAACGTATTCAATGCCCATCGACAAGGAGCCGCGTCTGCTTCGGGACGGGCCGATGCGCTTTATCACACAACAGCCGGATATGCGACCAgctgaggtggaggcgcacgACAAGTCGCTTCTGCGGCAGATCCAGATGCTGGagtcgtggcagcagcggtga
- a CDS encoding quinone oxidoreductase-like protein (TriTrypDB/GeneDB-style sysID: LpmP.23.1030) — MMRAVVLKGFGGADMMTLGEVPKAAVKKGTDVLIKVMAAGVNRAGVSQWRDRYELPDGANSLLGLEVAGIVEQVGSDVVGRVKEGDRVMALLPGGGYADYAVAHMGCVMAMPQGYTFTEAAAIPEAFITAWQILNRHGKVKARQRVLIHAGASCIGSASAQITEKYFRATAITTSPEEKLGECKAYASVALSHARDELGWAFAPKVKCLFGEESVNVIVDSVFGGTYLTENAQVLAPNGHLIVIAFMGGALVRVNALPLFREKAQIAFSKLHCRSDQYKMELVTSFEREIVPYMSERIISTIVSRTFPLEEAASAHKFVEENGDYGKVVLTVCEPSKAIS; from the coding sequence ATGATGCGCGCAGTGGTGTTGAAGGGCTTCGGTGGCGCTGACATGATGACACTCGGCGAAGTCCCCAAGGCGGCTGTCAAGAAGGGAACGGATGTGCTCATCAAGGTAATGGCAGCTGGCGTGAATCGTGCAGGTGTCTCGCAATGGCGCGATCGCTATGAGCTTCCAGACGGCGCGAACAGCCTTCTAGGACTCGAGGTGGCGGGTATCGTGGAGCAGGTAGGCTCGGACGTGGTCGGCAGGGTCAAGGAGGGAGACCGGgtcatggcgctgctgcccggcGGTGGCTACGCGGACTACGCCGTGGCGCACATGGGTTGTgtgatggcgatgccgcAGGGGTACACCTTCACcgaggccgccgccatccCAGAGGCCTTCATCACGGCGTGGCAGATTCTCAATCGCCATGGAAAGGTGAAGGCGAGGCAAAGGGTCCTCATTCATGCTGGTGCCAGCTGCATTGGTAGCGCTTCTGCGCAGATAACGGAGAAGTATTTCAGAGCAACCGCTATCACGACTTCACCGGAGGAAAAGCTAGGCGAGTGCAAGGCGTATGCAAGCGTGGCGCTGAGTCACGCGCGCGACGAACTTGGCTGGGCCTTTGCGCCGAAGGTAAAGTGCCTCTTCGGTGAGGAGAGTGTGAATGTGATTGTCGATTCGGTCTTTGGTGGGACGTACCTCACCGAGAATGCCCAGGTGCTCGCACCGAATGGCCACCTCATTGTCATCGCCTTCATGGGCGGGGCTCTGGTGCGAGTGaatgcgctgccgctctttcgGGAGAAGGCGCAGATTGCCTTTTCCaagctgcactgccgcagtGACCAATACAAGATGGAGCTCGTCACCTCCTTCGAGCGCGAGATTGTGCCCTACATGAGCGAGCGCATCATCTCTACGATTGTGAGCCGCACTTTTccactggaggaggcggccaGTGCGCACAAGTTTGTGGAGGAGAACGGCGACTACGGCAAGGTAGTCCTGACTGTTTGTGAGCCGTCAAAGGCGATCTCGTAG